The following are from one region of the Methanococcoides methylutens genome:
- a CDS encoding DUF5803 family protein, with amino-acid sequence MNKQIITVVLLFALAIMASGCIDELVPVDEEVAPADLSIYELEVFNDPADDGGFVNTTTFYLADNGSANVVHMIVNASVIEVIPLEDMLNPNKEPISNIVILAGSSNDTEPSFETFERLSTSSVEDVPVFNYTMDDEVLRGQKHIYIRFNESITGIVAYNLATPSGQDFMYVPAHDSAVRFVLPEGYTTGNPFVGKVSPEPAERYFDDLDREVLVWYNLRATPGSFTEMARDFLKVEVSDEDFPYKPIIVKFYKESAPRMLLIGTSILGAGVLIVLGNYLSTRRKLRKTRELIEEGFDQKKKN; translated from the coding sequence ATGAATAAACAAATTATAACAGTAGTACTTCTCTTTGCCCTTGCGATAATGGCATCAGGCTGCATCGATGAGCTTGTGCCTGTGGACGAAGAAGTGGCACCAGCTGACCTTTCTATATATGAGCTGGAGGTCTTTAACGATCCTGCAGACGATGGTGGTTTTGTTAATACGACTACGTTCTATCTTGCAGATAACGGGTCTGCAAATGTTGTTCATATGATCGTGAACGCTTCTGTTATTGAAGTCATACCTCTGGAAGATATGCTGAACCCGAACAAGGAACCGATCTCAAATATTGTGATCCTTGCAGGTAGCTCAAATGATACGGAACCGTCCTTTGAAACATTTGAACGACTTTCAACATCTTCAGTAGAGGATGTGCCGGTTTTTAATTACACCATGGATGATGAGGTTCTCCGCGGGCAAAAACACATCTACATAAGGTTCAATGAGAGCATCACAGGCATTGTGGCCTACAATCTGGCAACTCCCAGTGGACAGGATTTCATGTATGTCCCGGCCCATGATTCTGCTGTGAGGTTTGTTTTGCCGGAAGGATATACTACGGGGAATCCCTTTGTGGGAAAAGTGAGCCCTGAACCTGCAGAGAGATACTTCGATGATCTCGACAGGGAAGTTCTTGTGTGGTATAATCTGCGTGCAACGCCCGGTTCATTTACAGAAATGGCAAGGGATTTCCTGAAAGTTGAGGTCTCTGATGAAGATTTTCCATATAAACCAATAATCGTCAAGTTCTATAAGGAATCCGCTCCACGTATGCTTCTGATAGGCACAAGTATCCTTGGTGCAGGCGTGCTTATAGTCCTTGGAAACTACCTTTCAACAAGACGAAAACTTCGGAAAACGCGTGAATTGATCGAAGAAGGCTTTGATCAGAAAAAGAAAAATTGA
- a CDS encoding MBL fold metallo-hydrolase — protein MKITLLGTGDAPGTPIIGCDCRTCTDARNGGKSNRTRFSVLVESDEGRVLIDTSPDMRQQMLNKGIRHINGVIWTHGHYDHYTGFGEFHRVQSHVDVYGVTETLDYILDYVSFLKPRRHDIHPGETFDLIGLEFTLFEVNHPPVERAIGVMICEGEKKVVISGDTDNNIPENSLELIMEPDLFIVDAIIPDDVGFHVKKHMDAKEALEMAENIRAKEVVMTHLSHYFKPHKEASETYPLGYDGMEFTF, from the coding sequence ATGAAGATAACACTCCTTGGAACAGGTGATGCACCCGGCACACCCATTATCGGCTGCGATTGTCGGACATGCACGGATGCCCGCAACGGAGGTAAAAGTAACCGCACACGTTTTTCAGTCCTTGTGGAATCCGATGAAGGCAGAGTTCTTATTGATACAAGCCCGGACATGAGACAACAGATGCTCAACAAGGGGATCCGGCATATTAACGGAGTCATCTGGACACATGGCCATTATGACCATTACACCGGTTTTGGCGAGTTCCACCGCGTTCAGAGCCATGTGGATGTCTACGGAGTGACCGAAACACTGGACTACATACTTGATTATGTCTCATTTTTAAAACCAAGGAGACATGACATCCACCCCGGCGAAACTTTTGATCTCATTGGACTTGAATTCACACTCTTCGAAGTGAATCACCCACCTGTGGAAAGAGCCATCGGCGTGATGATATGTGAAGGTGAAAAAAAGGTTGTCATCAGTGGTGATACTGATAACAACATACCGGAGAATAGCCTTGAACTTATTATGGAACCCGACCTATTCATAGTGGATGCCATAATACCCGATGATGTAGGATTCCATGTAAAGAAGCACATGGATGCAAAAGAAGCATTGGAAATGGCTGAAAATATCAGGGCAAAGGAGGTCGTTATGACACACCTGAGCCATTATTTTAAACCTCACAAAGAGGCATCCGAAACATACCCGTTAGGATATGACGGAATGGAATTTACATTCTGA
- a CDS encoding ATP-binding protein — MSDTTTLDIVELLLTAEIYNKYPEMDVNDLPKEIRKNYWSRAQKGVPKPISVSRSDIKKLFGIEEIKGQVFTLPFLDIDELTSKMKFTSFDVAADWFQKQENASERIDLNPALAYYFEEKKNVTGASYEKARAATRPKEVDREWIESLISEISEEETGEDMLKLVHIMAPEDIVQPMRYLVLSEEQKEEVEKIVKAIEYRDYLKRIGLYDIGKVLLVGPPGTGKTSVAKAMSERLSIPFVEVKLSMITDQYLGETAKNIDRVFALAKRLSPCILFIDEFDFVAKTRASDEHAALKRAVNTLLKAIDEISLTNDGVLLMAATNHPRMLDSAAWRRFDEIMDFPLPDEKMRKEILDIVTLEIEGEFNTEGIAPLTEGYSGSDLRMVIRESVLNALVEERTSINQQDLTEAVNRFNKRAHIKSDEYVVNTGGF, encoded by the coding sequence ATGTCCGACACGACAACCCTTGACATTGTAGAACTTCTATTGACAGCAGAAATATACAACAAGTATCCGGAAATGGATGTTAATGATCTTCCAAAGGAAATCAGGAAGAACTACTGGAGCCGTGCGCAAAAAGGCGTCCCAAAACCCATCAGCGTTTCCCGATCGGACATAAAAAAGCTCTTTGGGATCGAGGAGATTAAAGGACAGGTATTCACCCTTCCTTTTTTGGATATCGATGAACTCACCTCAAAGATGAAATTCACATCCTTTGATGTTGCTGCTGACTGGTTCCAGAAGCAGGAAAATGCTTCTGAAAGGATAGATCTAAATCCAGCACTTGCATACTATTTTGAAGAAAAGAAGAATGTGACTGGGGCCAGCTATGAGAAAGCACGTGCTGCAACAAGACCTAAAGAGGTCGACAGGGAATGGATCGAGTCCCTTATCAGTGAGATCTCCGAAGAAGAGACAGGAGAGGACATGCTCAAACTGGTGCACATTATGGCCCCGGAGGACATTGTTCAACCTATGAGATACCTTGTTCTTTCAGAAGAGCAGAAAGAAGAGGTCGAAAAAATAGTAAAGGCCATTGAGTACAGAGATTATCTCAAACGCATCGGCCTGTATGATATCGGAAAGGTGCTCCTTGTAGGACCACCCGGAACCGGCAAGACCTCTGTGGCAAAGGCGATGTCAGAGCGTCTTTCGATACCATTTGTGGAAGTCAAGCTCTCCATGATAACAGACCAGTACCTTGGTGAAACAGCAAAGAACATCGACAGGGTATTCGCACTTGCCAAGCGCTTAAGCCCATGCATACTTTTCATAGATGAATTCGATTTCGTCGCCAAAACAAGGGCATCAGATGAACATGCAGCTTTAAAGAGAGCAGTCAATACCCTTCTCAAGGCCATTGATGAGATCAGCCTGACCAATGATGGCGTCCTTTTGATGGCCGCTACGAACCATCCCCGGATGCTGGACTCTGCAGCATGGAGAAGGTTCGATGAGATTATGGACTTCCCGCTTCCTGACGAGAAAATGAGGAAAGAGATCCTCGACATTGTCACCCTGGAAATAGAAGGCGAGTTCAACACGGAAGGAATTGCACCGCTCACCGAAGGATACTCTGGTTCAGACCTGCGTATGGTAATCCGCGAAAGTGTGCTCAATGCACTGGTTGAAGAGCGTACCAGCATAAATCAGCAGGACCTAACAGAAGCGGTGAACAGGTTCAACAAGCGCGCTCACATAAAATCCGATGAATATGTTGTCAATACCGGGGGTTTCTAA
- a CDS encoding DUF5817 domain-containing protein encodes MPVYSVIVCPKCRRSAQLIEQKGAKTTRCQRCGATLQTRKLRIFHTTDVLEDAIAVRTKLQAKILGEGYDTMSDRNTFSTFTSDPTEEDTSLKFQTKDHKAKLNMLKSSTHPAETDDTAIQTPTTYTPATKRPKKKDPARTILSILEKAQSEMQRAELQDHARRQELDEEIFERTLEKLLQKGDIYFPKKGYVRVVP; translated from the coding sequence ATGCCAGTTTATTCAGTCATAGTGTGTCCAAAGTGCAGAAGATCAGCACAGCTGATAGAGCAGAAAGGAGCAAAGACAACAAGGTGCCAGCGATGCGGAGCTACATTGCAGACAAGGAAATTGAGGATATTCCACACAACAGATGTCCTTGAAGATGCCATTGCAGTACGCACTAAGCTGCAGGCAAAGATACTTGGAGAAGGATATGACACAATGTCGGACAGGAACACGTTCTCAACTTTTACATCCGACCCTACAGAAGAGGACACGAGCTTGAAGTTCCAGACAAAGGACCACAAAGCCAAACTCAACATGCTAAAAAGTTCCACACATCCAGCTGAAACAGACGATACTGCAATTCAAACACCTACAACATATACACCTGCCACAAAACGACCTAAAAAAAAGGACCCGGCAAGGACGATATTATCCATCCTTGAAAAAGCACAGAGTGAAATGCAGAGGGCCGAACTTCAAGACCATGCGCGCAGGCAGGAACTTGATGAGGAGATCTTTGAGAGAACACTGGAAAAACTGCTTCAGAAGGGAGACATCTATTTCCCAAAAAAAGGATATGTTAGAGTTGTCCCATGA
- the rimI gene encoding ribosomal protein S18-alanine N-acetyltransferase: MIRVATRSDIPSIVEIENLSFDAPWSSSVFRSYAYYPGFIVLKSEGVILGYAVLVVIKRAAHLASIATHPKYRRMGVATALLEGCIILAKENSYPLIRLEVREKNNDAQKFYLSNGFEMKGVIPNYYPDDNAIIMELDLEC; this comes from the coding sequence ATGATACGGGTAGCTACAAGATCGGATATTCCTTCGATCGTAGAGATCGAGAATCTTTCCTTTGACGCTCCATGGTCTTCAAGTGTGTTCCGGTCCTACGCATATTATCCTGGTTTTATTGTCCTGAAGTCTGAAGGTGTTATTCTTGGATATGCTGTTCTTGTGGTCATTAAAAGGGCTGCACATCTGGCAAGTATTGCAACCCATCCAAAGTATCGAAGAATGGGGGTCGCAACGGCTCTTCTCGAAGGGTGTATAATTCTTGCAAAGGAGAATTCGTATCCTCTCATCCGTCTGGAGGTAAGGGAGAAGAACAATGATGCTCAGAAATTCTATCTTTCGAACGGGTTTGAGATGAAAGGGGTCATTCCAAATTACTATCCGGATGACAATGCCATTATAATGGAGCTGGATCTGGAATGTTGA
- the uppS gene encoding polyprenyl diphosphate synthase yields MIRTLYERYLLDQVNNSPEQIPEHITIILSGSDLLDQKGEDNFRSFITWCKKLGIATISAYIDVLDTKEEIQIEMTSMLTTGMQEMLRSLTDDVGFFIYDENGNLKEKREGTSLTVHISVGFGGRAEITKAINSILSDVKNGKIQPEEIDENVIESHLLVQEEPDLIIRAGGKHLSDFLLWQSAYSELYFTDVNWHDLRKIDLLRVIRDFQKRQRRFGK; encoded by the coding sequence ATGATAAGAACCCTATATGAAAGATATCTGCTCGACCAGGTGAACAATTCACCAGAGCAGATACCAGAACATATAACAATAATACTCTCAGGATCCGACCTGCTTGATCAGAAAGGCGAAGATAACTTCAGGTCTTTTATAACATGGTGCAAAAAGCTTGGCATCGCTACCATCAGTGCTTACATTGATGTACTGGATACAAAAGAAGAGATTCAGATCGAGATGACATCCATGCTTACGACAGGCATGCAGGAAATGTTAAGGTCACTTACAGATGATGTGGGATTTTTCATATACGATGAAAACGGAAACCTCAAAGAAAAACGTGAAGGAACTTCGCTCACGGTTCACATTTCAGTGGGATTCGGAGGAAGAGCAGAGATCACAAAAGCCATCAATTCGATCCTTTCAGATGTGAAGAATGGAAAGATACAACCAGAAGAGATCGATGAGAATGTCATTGAGAGTCACCTTCTGGTCCAGGAAGAGCCCGACCTGATCATACGTGCCGGTGGCAAGCACCTATCAGATTTCCTGCTCTGGCAATCCGCATACTCTGAGCTTTATTTTACAGATGTCAACTGGCACGACCTAAGGAAAATAGACCTGTTAAGAGTTATACGGGATTTCCAGAAGAGGCAGCGTCGCTTCGGGAAATGA
- a CDS encoding redox-regulated ATPase YchF has protein sequence MSMTIGLAGKPNAGKSTFFKAATLADVEIANYPFTTINANRGVTYVRVECPCTQKDKRCGNCQDGIRFVPIEMIDVAGLVPDAHMGRGLGNAFLDELRQAQAIIHVIDAAGATDIEGNPVDIGEHDPLEDVDFLNREITMWMTGILKRNWEKLSRKIKAEGLKMSEVISDQLMGAGVNESQAHEALLCCDMPGECTQWTDEEMVKLCDAIRAISKPTMIAANKIDIAPEENAKNLDDLDLIVVPTSAAAELALRSAAKNEIINYLPGDDDFEIVSEDINDAQKKGLDSLKDLMDKIGTGGGGIQECINRAVFDLLDLIVVYPVEDEGKWSDKNDRMLPDAFLMKKGSTAHDLAYRVHSDIGDRFLYAVDGKTKMRLGEKHELEDGDVVKIVSTAK, from the coding sequence ATGTCAATGACCATAGGCCTTGCAGGAAAACCAAATGCAGGTAAATCAACTTTTTTCAAGGCAGCTACCCTCGCAGATGTGGAGATCGCAAACTATCCGTTCACCACGATCAATGCTAACAGGGGTGTAACATACGTAAGGGTGGAGTGCCCATGTACGCAGAAAGATAAGCGATGTGGCAACTGCCAGGATGGGATCCGGTTCGTACCGATCGAAATGATAGATGTAGCCGGCCTTGTGCCTGATGCACACATGGGCCGTGGTCTGGGGAATGCTTTCCTTGATGAGCTCAGGCAGGCACAGGCAATAATTCATGTAATTGATGCAGCCGGAGCCACGGATATAGAAGGGAATCCTGTGGACATCGGGGAGCACGACCCCCTTGAGGACGTGGATTTCCTCAACCGTGAGATCACCATGTGGATGACTGGTATTCTCAAACGTAACTGGGAAAAGCTGTCACGGAAGATCAAAGCAGAGGGACTCAAAATGTCAGAGGTCATATCTGATCAGCTGATGGGTGCCGGAGTTAATGAATCACAGGCACACGAAGCACTTCTTTGCTGCGACATGCCAGGTGAATGCACTCAGTGGACAGATGAGGAAATGGTCAAGCTTTGTGATGCCATCCGTGCCATCAGCAAACCCACAATGATAGCTGCCAACAAGATCGATATCGCACCTGAGGAAAACGCCAAGAACCTCGATGATCTCGACCTTATAGTGGTACCCACCAGTGCTGCTGCAGAGCTTGCATTAAGATCAGCTGCAAAGAATGAGATCATAAACTACCTCCCGGGAGATGATGACTTTGAAATAGTCTCCGAGGACATAAATGATGCACAGAAAAAAGGCCTGGACAGCCTCAAGGACCTCATGGACAAGATCGGAACCGGCGGAGGCGGCATACAGGAGTGCATCAACAGGGCAGTCTTTGACCTTCTCGACCTGATCGTAGTATACCCGGTAGAAGATGAAGGAAAATGGTCTGACAAGAACGACAGGATGTTGCCTGACGCGTTCCTCATGAAGAAAGGGTCCACAGCCCACGACCTTGCCTACCGTGTACATAGTGATATCGGGGACAGATTCCTTTATGCAGTGGACGGGAAAACAAAAATGAGACTTGGAGAAAAGCACGAACTTGAAGATGGCGATGTTGTCAAGATCGTCTCTACAGCCAAATGA
- a CDS encoding zinc ribbon-containing protein: MVYNTGEKPGKGTYICTNCGQEVVLDDNSDRLPPCPKCGKTEYRKN; encoded by the coding sequence ATGGTATACAATACTGGAGAAAAACCGGGCAAGGGTACATATATATGTACAAATTGTGGTCAGGAAGTTGTACTGGATGATAATAGCGACAGACTCCCCCCATGTCCAAAATGTGGTAAAACCGAATATAGGAAGAATTGA
- the thsA gene encoding thermosome subunit alpha → MYQCYLGGLNIVPNGSQSIRGRDAQSINILAGKAVANSVRTTLGPKGMDKMLVDSMGDIVITNDGATILKEMDIQHPAAKMIVEVSKTQDDEVGDGTTSAAILSGELLAKAEELIDKGVHPTIISEGYRHAAMKCREILETITIDVTPEDTEALMKIAATAITGKGAEAYKEKLSKLTVDAVKYVVEEEDGSLVVDTDNIKVEKRAGGSITDSDLVEGLVIDKERSHPNMPEMVENAKILLVTCPIEFRKTEMDAEIKITSPDQMQMFLDQEEKMMREMAEKVINSGANVVFCQKGIDDMAQYYIEKAGIYAVRRVKKSDLKRLSKVTGGTLIQDLDEIVPGDTGTADLVEEKEVRGAKMTYVTGCQNNKAVTVLLHGGTDHVVAELEHAMHDAIRVVGVVIEDGKVVVGGSSPEIELSLRLSEYASTLKGREQLAVSKFAEALEVIPQTLAENAGLDPIDILVELRSQHEQGNKNAGLNVYTGDVVDMWENDVIEPLRIKTQAINAATEAAVMILRIDDIVASSGGAGTPGPTPGIPDVDLDMDAAY, encoded by the coding sequence ATTTATCAATGCTATTTAGGAGGGCTAAATATCGTACCAAATGGAAGTCAAAGTATCCGCGGCAGGGATGCTCAGAGTATTAATATCCTTGCAGGAAAGGCCGTTGCAAATTCAGTTCGCACAACACTTGGTCCAAAGGGAATGGACAAGATGCTTGTGGACTCTATGGGAGACATCGTCATAACCAACGATGGAGCTACCATTCTGAAAGAAATGGACATTCAGCACCCAGCAGCTAAGATGATCGTCGAAGTGTCCAAGACACAGGATGATGAAGTCGGGGACGGAACAACTTCCGCAGCCATCCTTTCAGGTGAGCTTCTCGCAAAGGCAGAAGAGCTTATTGACAAAGGCGTTCACCCAACTATTATATCTGAAGGCTACAGGCATGCTGCAATGAAATGCCGTGAGATCCTTGAGACCATCACAATCGACGTAACTCCTGAAGACACAGAAGCTCTCATGAAGATCGCAGCAACTGCTATTACAGGCAAGGGCGCTGAGGCATACAAGGAAAAACTCTCCAAGCTTACTGTTGATGCAGTTAAATACGTAGTCGAAGAGGAAGATGGTTCCTTAGTGGTCGACACTGACAATATCAAGGTCGAAAAGCGTGCAGGTGGTAGTATCACAGATTCTGACCTTGTGGAGGGTCTTGTTATCGACAAGGAACGCTCCCATCCAAACATGCCTGAAATGGTCGAGAATGCAAAGATCCTTCTCGTAACCTGCCCTATCGAGTTCAGAAAGACCGAAATGGATGCAGAGATCAAGATCACCTCCCCTGACCAGATGCAGATGTTCCTGGACCAGGAAGAGAAAATGATGAGGGAGATGGCTGAGAAGGTAATCAACAGCGGTGCAAATGTTGTATTCTGCCAGAAAGGTATCGATGATATGGCACAGTACTACATCGAGAAAGCTGGAATTTACGCTGTAAGAAGGGTAAAGAAGAGCGACCTTAAGAGGCTCAGCAAGGTTACCGGCGGCACACTTATCCAAGACCTCGATGAGATCGTACCTGGGGACACAGGAACTGCAGACCTTGTAGAGGAAAAGGAAGTCAGAGGCGCAAAGATGACCTATGTGACCGGATGCCAGAACAACAAGGCAGTAACAGTACTCCTTCACGGTGGAACCGATCATGTAGTAGCTGAACTTGAGCACGCAATGCACGATGCTATTCGTGTAGTCGGAGTTGTTATTGAAGATGGTAAGGTCGTAGTGGGTGGAAGTTCACCTGAGATCGAACTCTCATTAAGGCTCAGTGAGTACGCATCCACTCTTAAGGGAAGGGAGCAGCTTGCAGTCAGCAAATTTGCCGAAGCTCTTGAGGTCATTCCACAGACACTTGCAGAGAATGCAGGTCTTGACCCGATCGACATATTGGTCGAACTACGTTCCCAGCACGAGCAGGGCAACAAGAACGCAGGTCTTAATGTCTACACCGGCGACGTTGTAGATATGTGGGAGAACGATGTAATTGAACCACTTCGTATCAAGACACAGGCTATCAACGCTGCAACCGAAGCTGCTGTCATGATCCTCAGGATTGATGATATAGTAGCATCAAGTGGCGGAGCAGGAACTCCGGGTCCAACACCTGGTATACCTGATGTTGACCTGGACATGGACGCCGCATACTGA
- a CDS encoding biotin transporter BioY, which produces MVNNNTNTSISSSLPATDIRKMVYASLFAALTAIGAYITIPLGPIPFTLQVVFVLLAGAMLGSKWGAISMTVYTLLGIAGLPVFSGGASGLGVILGPTGGYIIGFIAAAFVVGFLFEKNRTEKVLFNAIYVLVGSVVIYTFGLTHLMLVADMSFMQAITVGFLPFIGGALVKIVVAAYIATSYKI; this is translated from the coding sequence ATGGTTAACAACAATACAAATACTTCTATCTCATCGTCCCTTCCTGCGACCGATATCAGAAAAATGGTCTATGCGTCCCTATTTGCGGCATTGACTGCCATTGGGGCCTACATCACTATCCCGCTTGGCCCGATCCCGTTCACCCTTCAGGTTGTGTTCGTCCTGCTGGCAGGTGCAATGCTGGGAAGTAAATGGGGTGCAATAAGTATGACAGTTTATACTCTGCTCGGAATTGCCGGCCTTCCGGTATTTTCAGGCGGTGCTTCAGGTCTCGGTGTGATCCTTGGTCCTACAGGTGGTTACATCATTGGTTTTATCGCAGCAGCATTTGTTGTGGGATTCCTTTTTGAAAAGAACAGGACTGAAAAGGTTCTTTTCAATGCGATCTATGTTCTCGTGGGGTCAGTTGTGATCTATACCTTCGGCCTGACTCATCTGATGCTTGTTGCAGATATGTCCTTCATGCAGGCGATCACTGTAGGCTTTCTTCCTTTCATTGGTGGGGCTCTTGTAAAAATAGTAGTTGCTGCATATATTGCTACCAGCTATAAGATATAA
- a CDS encoding ATP-binding cassette domain-containing protein yields MIRFEGVSYSYPDGYLGLNGIDLQIEKGTFTTIIGDNGSGKSTLVRHMNGLLKPSQGTVSVCGMQTSCSGDIWKIRQMVGMVFQDPHSQSVGATVEEDVAFGPENLALEREEIRSRVSDSILDVGLEGFEEHLLMNLSGGQLQKTALAGVLAMEPEYLVFDEVTSMLDQDSRSQVLEIALELNRMGKTIVYVTHHMGEAFASDRVIVMEGGSISIDGSPADVFRELYNSGSRIPPLMELVFRLQDSGILDKGVLPLDPNALMEELCRSM; encoded by the coding sequence ATGATAAGGTTTGAAGGAGTAAGTTACAGCTATCCGGATGGTTACCTGGGACTCAACGGGATCGACCTCCAGATAGAAAAGGGAACGTTCACTACGATAATAGGTGACAATGGTAGTGGAAAGTCTACTCTTGTACGTCACATGAACGGGCTCCTTAAGCCTTCACAAGGCACTGTCTCAGTATGTGGAATGCAGACTTCCTGTTCCGGGGATATTTGGAAGATTCGCCAGATGGTCGGAATGGTATTCCAGGACCCTCATTCCCAGTCTGTGGGCGCTACTGTGGAAGAAGATGTTGCTTTTGGTCCGGAGAACCTGGCACTTGAGCGTGAAGAGATCCGCAGTCGTGTTTCTGATTCTATCCTTGATGTAGGTCTTGAAGGCTTTGAAGAACACCTGTTGATGAACTTAAGTGGCGGACAGTTGCAAAAGACAGCACTTGCCGGTGTGCTGGCCATGGAGCCTGAATATCTTGTGTTCGATGAGGTCACATCAATGCTGGACCAGGACTCCCGGTCTCAGGTACTGGAAATCGCACTGGAGCTTAACAGGATGGGGAAGACCATTGTCTATGTGACCCATCATATGGGAGAGGCTTTTGCATCAGACCGTGTCATTGTGATGGAGGGTGGGTCAATTAGCATTGATGGGTCCCCTGCAGATGTGTTCCGTGAACTTTACAATTCCGGAAGCCGTATACCTCCTCTCATGGAGCTCGTGTTCAGGCTTCAGGATTCCGGAATACTGGATAAGGGTGTGCTGCCTCTGGATCCAAATGCTCTAATGGAGGAGCTATGTCGATCGATGTGA
- a CDS encoding ATP-binding cassette domain-containing protein, whose translation MSIDVKSLCFSYGEGKNGSQVLSDISFSIDGSESVGIVGKVGCGKTTLIKHLNGLLVPDSGNVLVDGLLSSEKEVCKKVGILFQHPSKQLFCNSIFEDIAYGPKNFGVSGDELDGCVHKAIREVGLAEEILERSPFSLSGGEMRLVALAGVLSSFPDYIVLDEPTSGLSSSGKANLFRILDSLKMNGVGIVLVSHQLEGVLDAVDRLIYLDDGKVAFEGTPSEYLVSMPSPVPQVTELMRGLKRSGIDVKDDIFSVDHAFEEIYAAWAKKRSVL comes from the coding sequence ATGTCGATCGATGTGAAGAGCCTGTGCTTTTCTTACGGGGAAGGAAAAAATGGGAGTCAGGTCCTTAGCGACATCTCATTTTCCATCGATGGCAGCGAGTCTGTGGGAATTGTTGGTAAGGTCGGATGCGGTAAGACTACTTTGATAAAGCATCTAAATGGCCTCCTTGTGCCGGACTCCGGAAATGTTCTCGTTGATGGTCTGCTTTCTTCTGAAAAAGAAGTGTGTAAAAAAGTAGGCATTCTTTTCCAGCACCCTTCGAAGCAATTGTTCTGCAATTCCATCTTTGAAGATATTGCGTATGGTCCGAAGAATTTCGGGGTAAGTGGGGATGAACTTGATGGTTGTGTTCATAAAGCTATAAGGGAGGTAGGTCTTGCTGAGGAAATACTTGAAAGATCACCTTTCAGTTTGAGTGGTGGTGAGATGCGCCTTGTTGCTCTTGCAGGTGTCTTATCCTCATTTCCGGATTATATTGTTCTGGACGAACCTACTTCCGGCTTAAGCAGCAGTGGAAAAGCTAATCTTTTCAGGATACTGGACTCTTTGAAAATGAATGGTGTCGGAATTGTACTTGTATCTCATCAACTGGAAGGCGTACTTGATGCTGTGGACAGGCTGATCTATCTGGACGATGGAAAAGTTGCATTTGAAGGAACGCCTTCGGAATATCTTGTATCTATGCCTTCGCCGGTACCACAGGTCACAGAACTTATGAGGGGATTGAAGAGATCCGGTATTGATGTGAAGGATGATATCTTTTCCGTAGATCACGCCTTTGAGGAGATCTATGCTGCCTGGGCAAAAAAAAGGAGTGTCCTCTAA